From Molothrus ater isolate BHLD 08-10-18 breed brown headed cowbird chromosome 8, BPBGC_Mater_1.1, whole genome shotgun sequence, a single genomic window includes:
- the NOLC1 gene encoding nucleolar and coiled-body phosphoprotein 1, with amino-acid sequence MAERRAVPSDLFPLVLAFLRESGCQGAARAFAREAAAKEQDPNAASLLDIFTYWLRSPAAKKRKLVPNGAQAKRKPSASSSDSSSEEDEKPPAKKLAKASAVPKAKAAPAAKTAESSSEDSSDDSDSEEEKKPAKKGAKPVVKPAGTKIQPQKKAESSSSDSSSSDEGAPKKQPPKPATPKSGSKAAQAATKVVNGKAESSSSEDSDEEKAAPKKAVPKKSPLPKPAATQACPGKTKRANESSSSEDSSDSSDDEKPPAKQKPKSGPYSAVPPPQGTQTKTKKGLAKAPAKKAESSDSSDSSDEAEQVPSKAGKAVVAKTTPAPQKKAVTAKKAESSSDSDSDSSSEDDKKKVGNKLPAKQPVIKNTSKPAKVVVKPGQAKKDSSSSSDSSDSDSSDKKAAPVKPTTKAATPAAKKSPAATKKAQSSSDSDSSSSSSEDEKNKKKGPPAKSAGKVAKPLSKPSTPAPKADTSDSDSSSSEEEKPAGKPATKSTGAARAAVGKKAAASSSSSSSSDSSSEEDGKLKKAVKGVQNGSKAPASTEKAKASAVAANSTKSKPAGGSSSSSESSSEEESGKVNGGTVGKKQKREDVQEPETPHSKKAKIKAKTPHTVPKVKRPSSPFRRVREEEIEVDARVADNSFEAKKGAAGDWGEKANNILKYTKGKSFRHEKTKKKRGSYRGGTISTQVNSVKFESD; translated from the exons ATGGCGGAGCGGCGCGCGGTGCCCAGCGACCTGTTCCCCCTCGTGCTCGCGTTCCTGCGCGAGAGCGGCTGCCAGGGCGCGGCCCGCGCCTTCGCCAGGGAGGCGGCGGCG AAGGAGCAGGACCCCAACGCGGCCTCGCTGCTGGACATCTTCACCTACTGGCTGCG GTCTCCAGCGGCCAAGAAGAGAAAGCTGGTCCCGAATGGCGCCCAGGCCAAGAGGAAGCCGTCggccagcagcagtgacagctccaGCGAGGAGGATGAGAAACCCCCGGCCAAGAAGCTTG CTAAAGCATCAGCTGTGcccaaagcaaaagcagctcctgcagccaagacagcagagagcagcagtgaggacTCCAGTGATGATTCAGACTcggaggaggagaagaagccAGCAAAG AAAGGTGCAAAACCTGTTGTGAAGCCAGCTGGAACCAAAATCCAGCCtcagaagaaagcagagagTTCCAGTTCTGATTCAAGCAGCTCGGATGAAGGAGCACCAAAGAAGCAACCACCAAAACCAGCAACACCTAAATCAG GAAGTAAAGCTGCCCAGGCAGCCACCAAAGTTGTcaatggaaaagcagaaagcagcagcagtgaagattctgatgaggaaaaggctgcacCAAAAAAG GCTGTTCCCAAGAAATCACCTCTGCCAAAACCTGCAGCCACTCAAGCATGTCCGGGGAAAACCAAACGTGCCAATGAAAGTTCCAGCAGTGAGGACTCATCTGACAGCTCAGATGATGAAAAGCCacctgcaaaacaaaaaccaaaatctg GTCCATACAGTGCTGTACCACCTCCTCAAGGAACACAGACAAAGACAAAGAAGGGCCTTGCTAAAGCTCCTGCAAAGAAGGCTGAGAGCAGTGATTCTTCAGACAGTAGTGATGAGGCAGAGCAGGTCCCCTCAAAGGCAG GCAAAGCAGTAGTAGCTAAAACAACCCCTGCTCCCCAGAAGAAAGCTGTGACTGCCAAGAAGGCTGAATCCAGTTCTGACAGTGACTCAG atTCTAGCTCTGAAGATGATAAAAAGAAGGTAGGGAATAAGCTCCCTGCTAAACAACCTGTGATAAAGAATACTTCCAAGCCAGCAAAAGTAGTTGTCAAGCCTGGACAAGCAAAGAAAGACTCCAGTTCTTCCTCAGACAGCTCAG ATTCTGATAGTTCTGACAAGAAGGCAGCTCCTGTGAAGCCCACAACTAAAGCAGCAACCCCTGCAGCAAAGAAGTCACCAGCTGCCACAAAGAAAGCACAAAGTAGCTCTGATTCAGATAGCAGCTCTAGCAGTTCTGAGGATGAGAAGAATAAGAAGAAAGGCCCTCCAGCTAAATCAGCTGGCAAAGTGGCTAAGCCGCTGTCCAAACCTTCTACTCCAGCTCCCAAAGCAGACACATCTGACTCTGATAGCTCAAGCAGTGAAGAAGAAAAGCCAGCAGGGAAACCAGCCACCAAATCTACAGGGGCAgcaagagcagctgtggggaagAAGGCAGCTGCTTCTAGTAGTAGCAGCAGCTCATCAGACAGTTCCAGTGAAGAGGATGGGAAGCTCAAAAAGGCAGTGAAGGGGGTGCAGAATGGTTCTAAAGCCCCTGCCtccacagagaaagcaaaagcatcTGCAGTAGCTGCAAACAGCACGAAGTCTAAgccagctggtggcagcagtAGTAGCagtgaaagcagctctgaagaaGAGAGTGGAAAAGTCAATGGAG GCACAGTCGGGAAGAAACAGAAGAGGGAAGATGTTCAGGAGCCAGAAACACCACACAGTAAAAAAGCAAAGATCAAAGCCAAAACACCACACACAGTTCCCAAGGTGAAACGG ccATCCTCTCCATTCCGTCGCGTAAGGGAAGAAGAGATTGAGGTGGATGCCCGTGTGGCTGATAACTCATTTGAAGCAAAG AAAGGAGCAGCTGGCGACTGGGGTGAGAAAGCTAACAACATCCTGAAATACACTAAAGGCAAATCTTTCCGtcatgagaaaacaaagaaaaagcgAGGCAGCTACCGTGGGGGCACTATATCAACCCAAGTCAATTCCGTCAAGTTTGAAAGTGACTGA
- the LOC118688350 gene encoding 2-hydroxyacylsphingosine 1-beta-galactosyltransferase-like, with the protein MKMMKVLPCPAALLFLVTAFTLEPSHCAKVLIMPTIVFDSHLRVFMRVAEALTDRGHDPVLLLHEGRDVETSLPGFRVQRYWGTFSTESADAWVQEKIKRIFQGKMTSLEVFSFLEKYLENCDLVLGNSTLLQKLQLEHFDLLLVDPNEMCGFILAHILHIKYAVISTGFWFPAEIGATSPIAYVPEFNSLMTDRMGFFGRTWNLLVYIITRVATKLVILPKFERLMEKHSVEPKTSMLDLVHGTSLFFLCNDVVLDFPRPTLPHVIFTGGILAEPAKPLPVGLRLWVEAAEAGVVVVSFGIGIRALPSDLVEKMAGAFARLPQRVVWRYFGQKPRNLGENTLMMGWLPQNDLLGHPNVKAFVSHCGMNGIFEAIYHGVPVVGFPFYGDQFDIMTRVQAKGMGILMDWSRLKEEELYQAVITVISDPSYRKAAQHISALHLDRPMHALNRTVYWLEYILRHDGAPFLRPAVYDLSWYEYFCLDILALLLLCLAAIGFALYKSVLWCRRKGASPVYQNGNCMKGHLTDEKKLQ; encoded by the exons atgaagatgatgaaggtGCTACCGTGCCCTGCTgctcttcttttccttgtgaCTGCATTCACTCTGGAGCCATCTCACTGTGCCAAGGTGCTGATCATGCCCACCATAGTCTTTGACAGCCACTTGAGAGTCTTCATGCGGGTGGCAGAGGCACTGACTGACCGGGGCCATGACCCTGTGCTGCTACTCCATGAAGGTCGGGATGTGGAGACCTCCCTGCCCGGCTTCCGCGTGCAGAGGTACTGGGGAACCTTCAGCACAGAGAGCGCAGATGCCTGGGTGCAGGAGAAGATAAAGCGCATCTTTCAAGGGAAGATGACctccctggaggtgttttcatttttggagAAGTACCTGGAAAACTGTGACCTAGTACTGGGAAATTCTACCCTTCTGCAGAAACTCCAGCTGGAGCACTTTGATCTGCTGTTGGTGGACCCCAATGAGATGTGTGGATTTATCCTGGCCCACATCCTACACATCAAATATGCTGTGATTTCCACTGGCTTCTGGTTCCCAGCAGAGATTGGTGCCACCTCCCCCATTGCCTATGTCCCTGAATTCAACTCCCTGATGACAGACAGGATGGGCTTTTTTGGTAGGACTTGGAATCTCCTAGTCTACATAATCACTCGTGTGGCTACAAAACTGGTCATCCTGCCCAAGTTTGAACGTCTCATGGAGAAGCATAGTGTGGAGCCCAAGACATCCATGTTGGACCTTGTTCATGGAACCAGTCTGTTCTTCCTCTGTAATGATGTGGTGTTGGACTTTCCCCGTCCAACGCTCCCCCATGTCATTTTCACAGGGGGGATCCTCGCTGAGCCTGCAAAGCCCCTTCCAGTG GGTCTGCGTCTCTGGGtggaagcagcagaggcaggtgTCGTTGTTGTCTCCTTTGGCATCGGGATCCGAGCTCTTCCAAGCGATTTGGTGGAGAAGATGGCTGGTGCATTTGCTCGCCTCCCGCAAAGGGTGGTGTGGAG ATATTTTGGTCAGAAGCCAAGAAATCTGGGTGAGAATACGCTGATGATGGGGTGGCTGCCCCAGAATGACCTGCTAG GCCATCCCAATGTGAAAGCTTTTGTCAGCCACTGTGGGATGAATGGTATATTTGAGGCAATTTATCACGGTGTGCCAGTGGTGGGATTTCCTTTCTATGGGGACCAGTTTGACATCATGACCAGAGTGCAGGCAAAGGGCATGGGTATCCTCATGGACTGGAGCAGACTAAAAGAAGAGGAGCTTTACCAGGCTGTCATCACCGTCATCTCTGACCCCAG CTACAGAAAAGCAGCCCAGCACATCTCAGCCCTGCACCTGGACAGACCAATGCACGCTCTCAACAGGACAGTGTATTGGCTGGAGTACATCCTTCGGCACGATGGGGCACCCTTCCTTCGCCCGGCTGTCTACGACCTCTCCTGGTATGAGTACTTCTGCCTGGACATATTGGCTCTTCTCTTGCTATGTCTGGCTGCTATTGGATTTGCTCTCTACAAATCTGTGCTGTGGTGCAGAAGGAAAGGGGCCAGCCCTGTGTATCAGAATGGCAATTGCATGAAAGGCCACCTCACAGATGAGAAAAAACTGCAGTAG